The genomic segment GAAGTAGTCACGTCCATCGACTTCACCGGGACGAGGGTCCCGGGTGGTCATCGATACACTGAAATACAGGTTTGGAACGTCATTGCGGAGGCGATCAACCACAGTCGATTTACCGACCGCCGAGGGGCCCGCAAGAATTACGAGCCGTCCTAGTTGGTTATCGCCGGACACTGAAGAATTAACCCTCGAAGCCGAAACGCTCGAGGAGTGCGCGACGCTGACGGTCACCCAGTCCGCGAAGGCGGCGAGTCTGAGCGATGCCCAGCTCCTCCATAATTTCCTTCGCCTTAACCTTGCCAACCTTTGGAAGAGCCTCGAGGAGTGCGGAGACCTTGGTCTTACCGATGATCTCGTTGGACTCAGCCTCTTCAAGGACATCCTTGAGGTTGGTGTTGCCGCGCTTCAGATTCTCTTTAAGCTCTGCGCGTGCCTTGCGTGCTTCTGCTGCCTTAGCAAGAGCTGCCTTGCGCTGCTCATCAGTCAACTGTGGAAGGGCCACGGGGTTCCTCCGATATCGTGTGTTTTTAATGACAAAAATGAATACCAAAAGTATTCAGAAATCGAGGGTACACCTGGTTAATACCAAAGGTGTCAGCCTGCGATTTTCGAATAGTCTAGCACTACTTCCACAAACACAAAGGTGGCACGGCCCCTAAAAGCGAAACCTGCAGGTCACAGGGGTGCAATTAAGGGCCATTTCCATGACTACGACCTGGGGAAACCAGGAAAGTCTGTCGCAGTTTCCACTACAGATTTCTTCATTTGCGCGACATCAGGACCAGTAGACAAGATGCTCCTGGAGACATTTGGGAACGCTAGATGAGCCATATCTCCAGCAATCTCATTCACGTCCTGTGCGGTGCCTCCCTGTGCCCCTACGCCGGGCATCAAGATCGCACCGCCAAGCGTCGACAAGCGTGGTGGAGCCGACAAGGTAGCGCCGATAACGACGCCAATATTGCCTGCTTTTCCCTGCGCCATATATGGCGCATTAAGCGCTGCCGCTTGATCCACAATCTGCTGCGAAATACTGACACCCGCAGCGTTTTGCTGATCCTGCAGTTCACGAGCCTCCGGATTGGAGGTTGCAGCCAGCACAAACACTCCCCTGCCATGTTCTTCAGCCAGCTCGAAAACTGGATCCAAAGAATGGAATCCCAGATAAGGAGACACCGTCACAGCATCGCTTGCCAACGGTGAGGTGGGATCCAACCAGGCAGACGCGTAGCCTGCCATGGTGGATCCGATATCACCGCGTTTAGCATCAGAGACGACCAAGCAGCCACGCTCACGCAGCGTCTGGATGGTCTCTTCCAAAATGGCAAAGCCTGCAGAGCCAAAGCGCTCATAAAAAGCCACTTGTGGTTTCACTAATGCCACAGTGTCGGCGAAAGCCTCCACGCAGGCGCGAGAGAACTCCGCAAGACCATCTACGTTAACCGGCAGCCCCCAGGCCTTGAGCAGGCCTTCATGCGGGTCAATGCCCACACACAACCTGCCGCGGGTTGAGGCGGCGTCGAGAAGCTTTTCGCCGAATGTCACTAGCTTATGCCTTTACTGCGTGGTCAAGTTCCTGCAGCGCACGAACGCTCACAACGCCACCGCGCAGAGCTTCAATGCCCTGTACCGCTGCGGTAACACCCTGAACGGTGGTGATCAGTGGGACACCCATGGTGACCGCTGCTGCACGGATATCGTAGCCATCATGGCGTGCACCAGCAGAACCTGCTGGGGTGTTAAGGATAAGATCCACTTCGCCCTCGCGGATGCGATCCACGATGGACTTTCCTTCGACGCCTTCGCGAATATCGGATGCCTTGAGTACAACCTCACACTCGATGCCGTTACGGCGCAGCATACCTGCGGTACCTGCAGTTGCCAGGATCTTATATCCCATGGATGCAAGGCGCTGGATTGGCAGAATCAGAGTGCGCTTATCGCGGTTGGCCACAGTGACGAACACGGTGCCCTCAGTTGGCAGTGCGCCGAATGCGCCTGCCTCAGCCTTGGCATACGCTGCGCCGAAGTTGTCAGCCAAGCCCATAACTTCACCGGTGGACTTCATCTCTGGGGAGAGCAAAGTGTCCAGGGTCTTTCCATCTGGGCGACGGAAGCGGTTGAATGGCAAGACTGCTTCCTTCACTGCAATTGGAGCGTCCAACGGCAAGGAACCGCCATCGTATGCAGTAGGAATCATGCCTTCATCTTGGAGATCCTTGATGGTTGCACCGAGAGAAATACGTGATGCTGCCTTCGCCAAGTTCACGCCAGTTGCCTTAGAAACAAATGGCACGGTACGAGATGCGCGTGGGTTTGCCTCGATGACGTAGAGGATATCGTCCTTGAGTGCATACTGAACGTTCATCAGTCCCTGTACACCAATGCCCAGAGCCAGCTTCTTGGTGGCTTCACGAACATTGTCGATATCTTGAGCACCAAGAGTCATTGGAGGAAGTGCACATGCGGAGTCACCGGAGTGAATGCCTGCTTCTTCGATGTGTTCCATGACGCCAGCCAAGTAGACTTCTTCGCCGTCACACAGTGCGTCAACGTCAATTTCAATCGCGTTATCTAGGAAGCGGTCTACCAGCACTGGGTGCTCAGGAGAGAGCTCAGTTGCACGGTTGATGTAGTCCTCAAGGGAAGGCTCATCGTAGACAATTTCCATGCCGCGGCCGCCCAAGACGTAGGAAGGACGAACCAGCACTGGATAGCTGATCTCATTAGCAACGTCGCGTGCTTCTTCGAAGGTCACGGCAGTGCCGAAAGCAGGTGCTGGCAACTGCAATCGGTTCAGCAACGCACCGAACTCGCCGCGATCCTCAGCCATATCAATGGATTCTGGGGAGGTGCCTACGACTGGAACGCCAGCCTTCTTCAAACGGTCTGCAAGTCCCAGAGGTGTCTGTCCACCCAACTGCACGATAACGCCAGCAACGGTGCCAGACTCTGCTTCTGCCTGGTAGACCTCCATGACATCTTCGAACGTCAGTGGCTCGAAGTACAGGCGATCTGCGGTGTCGTAGTCGGTGGAGACAGTTTCAGGGTTGCAGTTCACCATGACGGTTTCGTAGCCAACGCGAGAAAGCTCAAGCGCTGCGTGGACACAGGAGTAGTCAAACTCAATACCCTGGCCGATGCGGTTCGGACCGGAACCTAAGATCAGAACTTTTTCGCGCTCAGTTTGAGGAGCAACCTCAGACTCTGCTGCTGGGTCTAGCTCATATGCAGAGTAGTGGTACGGAGTTTTTGCTTCGAACTCTGCTGCACAGGTATCCACGGTCTTGAATACTGGACGGATACCCAGGGATAGACGTAGGGTACGCACGCCGTCTTCGCCAGCAAATTCTGGGCGAAGTGCAGCGATCTGAAGGTCAGACAGACCCATGAACTTTGCTTCGCGCAGTAGATCCTCATTGAGGAACGGTGCATCAACCAACTTTTGGCGGAAGTTAACCAGGGTCTCAAGCTCAGCCAAGAACCATGGATCAATGGAGGAAGCATCGAAGAGTTCTTCAACGCTTGCGCCAAGACGCATGGCCAATTCCACATCGTAGAGGCGACCCTCGGTTGGGCGCTTCAAGTCTTCCAGCACTGCTGCCTTATCAGCTGCACGCTCACCGGCGAAGAACTCATCAGGCTTGGTCCAGAAACCCTGCTGCTTGGTCTCTAGGGAACGAAGTGCCTTGTTCAGGGCTGCGATGTAGTTACGGCCCAGGGACATGACCTCGCCGACAGACTTCATAGTGGTGGTCAAGGTGTCATCAGCACCGACGAACTTCTCGAAAGCAAAGCGTGGAGCCTTAACTACGACATAGTCAATGGATGGTTCGAATGCTGCTGGGGTTTCGCCGGTGATGTCGTTGGTGATCTCATCCAGGTTGTAACCAATCGCAAGCTTTGCAGCCATCTTGGCGATTGGGAATCCGGTTGCCTTAGAAGCCAGGGCGGAAGAACGAGAAACACGTGGGTTCATCTCGATGGTGATGAGACGGCCATCTTCAGGGTTGACTGCGAACTGGATATTACATCCACCGGTGTCCACGCCAACTTCACGGATGATAGCGATACCTTGATCGCGCATCTTCTGGAATTCACGGTCAGTCAAGGTCAGTGCAGGAGCCACGGTAACGGAGTCGCCGGTGTGCACGCCAAGTGCATCTACGTTTTCAATAGAGCAGATAACCACAACATTGTCTGCGGTATCGCGCATGAGCTCGAGTTCGAATTCTTTCCAGCCGAGAATGGATTCTTCGATCAAGACGTTGGCTTCAGGGGAAGCTGCAAGTCCGCCGCCTGCGATGCGCTCTAGGTCTTCAGTGTTGTATGCAAGGCCTGAACCTAGACCACCCATGGTAAACGATGGGCGCACAACTACTGGAAGTCCCAGTTCTGCAACGGTTGCATGGACTTCTTCCATGTTGTGGCAGACGCGGGAACGAGCAGATTCGCCGCCGATGGTCGCAACGATGTCCTTGAACTTCTGGCGATCTTCACCACGTTCAATAGCATCGATATCTGCACCGATAAGTTCCACGCCGTACTTTTCCAAGATGCCCAAACGATCTAGCTGGATGGCAGCGTTAAGTGCTGTCTGTCCACCAAGAGTCGCTAGGACTGCATCGATAGGGTGTCCCTGCTCGATTTCCTTAGCGAAAATCTTGTCAATGTATTCCGGCTCAATTGGCTCCACGTAGGTGTGGTCAGCCATTTCTGGGTCGGTCATGATGGTGGCTGGGTTGGAGTTGATGAGGGTAACGCGCAGTCCCTCTTCCTTGAGCACGCGGCAAGCCTGGGTGCCGGAGTAGTCGAACTCACATGCTTGACCAATAACAATTGGGCCAGAGCCGATAACGAGGACGTGGTTAATATCTGAACGCTTTGGCATGTTGTTTATGCGCCTTTCTTCTGAGCGTCTGCAACCATCAGCTCAACAAACTGGTCAAACAGTGGACTTGCATCATTAGGGCCAGCAGCGGCCTCTGGGTGGTATTGAACGGAGTATGCGCGACCTGACTTGAGGGCCACACCTTCCACAACGCCATCGTTCAAGCAGGTGTGGGTAACAATTGCGGTGCCGAAGTCGGTCTCGAATTCTTGGCCAGCTTCACCCTTAAGTGCGAAACCGTGGTTCTGTGCAGTGATATCAATCTTGCCGGTGATGTGGTTCTTGACTGGCACGTTGATGCCGCGGTGGCCGAACTTCATCTTGTAGGTCTCCATGCCAAAGGCACGGCCCAAGATCTGGTTGCCGAAGCAAATGCCGAAGAATGGGATATCTGCTTCCAGCACTTCCCGAACAATGCTCACCATGACATCTGCTGCTGCAGGGTCACCAGGGCCGTTGGAGATAAAGACACCTGCAGGGTTGTACTGCTTGATCTCTTCAAATGGGGTCTCAGCTGGAACGATGACGGTGCGAACGCCACGTGCAGCGAAGCGACGTGGGGTGTTCTGCTTGATGCCTAGATCATAGGCAACAACAGTGTGGAGTGCTTCGCCTTCTGCTTCGATGATGTAGGTTTCATCGGCAGAAACCTCAACGGAGAGGTTAGCGCCAGCCATTGCTGGCTGATTCTTCACGATGTCAACGAGCTCTTCTACTGGACGCTGTGCATCCGCACCGGAGAAAATTCCGGCTGCGATGGAACCTTCGTTGCGAAGGTGGCGCACCAAAGCGCGAGTATCAATGCCGCCGATGCCGACAATGCCCTGGTCTGCCATTTCCTGCTGTAAGGAGGTGGTGGCGCGCCAGTTGGATACACGTGCTGCGAGATCGCGGATAACCAGGCCTGCAACCCAGACCCTGCCATCGCGAGACTCGTTGTCTTCGTCATTCCAGCCGGTGTTGCCGATCTGAGGCGCCGTAGCGACGACAATCTGGCGGTGGTAGGAAGGATCAGTCATGGTCTCTTGGTAACCGGTCATGGCGGTGGTGAATACTGCTTCACCAAGGGTGGTGCCGATAGCTCCAAAGCCAAATCCGGTGAAGGTACGTCCGTCTGCAAGAACCAGGTATGCCGGAACGGATCCGATCTCAGTGACTCCCTGGTAGGTGGTGCTGTTGGTGTCTTTACTCACGGTGACTGTTGTCGCCTTTCGTGTATCTGCCGATAAAAAGCTGGCTGGTTAATAACCTGAATGTAGTTTATTCAATTCAATGCATTATATGCAATGCGGTGTATGTGGACACACCCGTTAAGCGTTCTGTGCGACTCCGTCTACACAGGTCACCTTGCCACGAAGCACAGTGTGCGTGACCTTCGCGCTAAATTCTTGACCCTCAAATGGGGTGTTTTCTGCCTTCGATGCAAAGTCTGCACCAAATGCAGTCCACGCTTTACCGGGGTCAACGATGGTGAGGTTTGCTGGCTCACCTTGTGCAATAGGACGTCCGTGATCTGGAAGGCGGGTGATTTCTGCCGGGCGCTCACTCATTACTCGTGCCACGAAACGCCAGTCAGCAAGACCAGAGGCAACAAAGGTATCCACGATGATGGACAGTGACGTTTCCAAACCGAGCATGCCTGGCTTGGCGTTTTCAAATTCGCAGCACTTATCTTCGGAACCATGTGGGGCATGGTCGGTAGCAACAACATCGATGGTGCCGTCGAGAAGCGCCTTCTTTAATGCTTCGGTATCGCGGTTCTCGCGCAGTGGCGGATTGACCTTATTTACTGCGTCGTAGGTTTCTAGGCGCTCGTCGGTCAAAGTGAGGTGGTGCGGGGTAACTTCCGCAGTAATTGGCATGCTCTGAGACTTCGCCCAACGCAAAAGCTCCACGGTGCCTTCGGTGGATGCGTGGCAAATATGCACGCGATTGCCGTAGTCACGAGCCAAGATAGCATCACGCACCACAATGGATTCTTCTGCTACACGTGGCCAGCCGCGCAGACCTAGGCGTGCAGCGTTCTCACCTTCGTGAGCTACAGCGCCCTGAGTCAAACGG from the Corynebacterium crudilactis genome contains:
- the mihF gene encoding integration host factor, actinobacterial type is translated as MALPQLTDEQRKAALAKAAEARKARAELKENLKRGNTNLKDVLEEAESNEIIGKTKVSALLEALPKVGKVKAKEIMEELGIAQTRRLRGLGDRQRRALLERFGFEG
- the pyrF gene encoding orotidine-5'-phosphate decarboxylase yields the protein MTFGEKLLDAASTRGRLCVGIDPHEGLLKAWGLPVNVDGLAEFSRACVEAFADTVALVKPQVAFYERFGSAGFAILEETIQTLRERGCLVVSDAKRGDIGSTMAGYASAWLDPTSPLASDAVTVSPYLGFHSLDPVFELAEEHGRGVFVLAATSNPEARELQDQQNAAGVSISQQIVDQAAALNAPYMAQGKAGNIGVVIGATLSAPPRLSTLGGAILMPGVGAQGGTAQDVNEIAGDMAHLAFPNVSRSILSTGPDVAQMKKSVVETATDFPGFPRS
- the carB gene encoding carbamoyl-phosphate synthase large subunit is translated as MPKRSDINHVLVIGSGPIVIGQACEFDYSGTQACRVLKEEGLRVTLINSNPATIMTDPEMADHTYVEPIEPEYIDKIFAKEIEQGHPIDAVLATLGGQTALNAAIQLDRLGILEKYGVELIGADIDAIERGEDRQKFKDIVATIGGESARSRVCHNMEEVHATVAELGLPVVVRPSFTMGGLGSGLAYNTEDLERIAGGGLAASPEANVLIEESILGWKEFELELMRDTADNVVVICSIENVDALGVHTGDSVTVAPALTLTDREFQKMRDQGIAIIREVGVDTGGCNIQFAVNPEDGRLITIEMNPRVSRSSALASKATGFPIAKMAAKLAIGYNLDEITNDITGETPAAFEPSIDYVVVKAPRFAFEKFVGADDTLTTTMKSVGEVMSLGRNYIAALNKALRSLETKQQGFWTKPDEFFAGERAADKAAVLEDLKRPTEGRLYDVELAMRLGASVEELFDASSIDPWFLAELETLVNFRQKLVDAPFLNEDLLREAKFMGLSDLQIAALRPEFAGEDGVRTLRLSLGIRPVFKTVDTCAAEFEAKTPYHYSAYELDPAAESEVAPQTEREKVLILGSGPNRIGQGIEFDYSCVHAALELSRVGYETVMVNCNPETVSTDYDTADRLYFEPLTFEDVMEVYQAEAESGTVAGVIVQLGGQTPLGLADRLKKAGVPVVGTSPESIDMAEDRGEFGALLNRLQLPAPAFGTAVTFEEARDVANEISYPVLVRPSYVLGGRGMEIVYDEPSLEDYINRATELSPEHPVLVDRFLDNAIEIDVDALCDGEEVYLAGVMEHIEEAGIHSGDSACALPPMTLGAQDIDNVREATKKLALGIGVQGLMNVQYALKDDILYVIEANPRASRTVPFVSKATGVNLAKAASRISLGATIKDLQDEGMIPTAYDGGSLPLDAPIAVKEAVLPFNRFRRPDGKTLDTLLSPEMKSTGEVMGLADNFGAAYAKAEAGAFGALPTEGTVFVTVANRDKRTLILPIQRLASMGYKILATAGTAGMLRRNGIECEVVLKASDIREGVEGKSIVDRIREGEVDLILNTPAGSAGARHDGYDIRAAAVTMGVPLITTVQGVTAAVQGIEALRGGVVSVRALQELDHAVKA
- the carA gene encoding glutamine-hydrolyzing carbamoyl-phosphate synthase small subunit codes for the protein MSKDTNSTTYQGVTEIGSVPAYLVLADGRTFTGFGFGAIGTTLGEAVFTTAMTGYQETMTDPSYHRQIVVATAPQIGNTGWNDEDNESRDGRVWVAGLVIRDLAARVSNWRATTSLQQEMADQGIVGIGGIDTRALVRHLRNEGSIAAGIFSGADAQRPVEELVDIVKNQPAMAGANLSVEVSADETYIIEAEGEALHTVVAYDLGIKQNTPRRFAARGVRTVIVPAETPFEEIKQYNPAGVFISNGPGDPAAADVMVSIVREVLEADIPFFGICFGNQILGRAFGMETYKMKFGHRGINVPVKNHITGKIDITAQNHGFALKGEAGQEFETDFGTAIVTHTCLNDGVVEGVALKSGRAYSVQYHPEAAAGPNDASPLFDQFVELMVADAQKKGA
- a CDS encoding dihydroorotase yields the protein MVDNNTQYPATGALAPAPQDTLLIDNVRVYGEGEPTTVLVKDGVIEAIGGAHEADRIIDGNGGVLLPGFVDMHVHLREPGREDTETIATGSAAAAKGGFTAVFTMANTSPVMDQPVIAESVWFKSQNIGLCDVHPVGSITKGLEGKELTEFGMMARSDAKVRMFSDDGKCVDDPQVMRRALEYAKGMDVLIAQHAEDHRLTQGAVAHEGENAARLGLRGWPRVAEESIVVRDAILARDYGNRVHICHASTEGTVELLRWAKSQSMPITAEVTPHHLTLTDERLETYDAVNKVNPPLRENRDTEALKKALLDGTIDVVATDHAPHGSEDKCCEFENAKPGMLGLETSLSIIVDTFVASGLADWRFVARVMSERPAEITRLPDHGRPIAQGEPANLTIVDPGKAWTAFGADFASKAENTPFEGQEFSAKVTHTVLRGKVTCVDGVAQNA